One window of Nocardia sp. NBC_00508 genomic DNA carries:
- a CDS encoding YciI family protein yields MKYMLLKTYGPTSFCDTPINEWSPEEIQAHIDFQRALGAQLAESGELVDAQGLAGPSEARVVSSDGRSAPVITDGPFPETKEFLAGYWLVDVDSPERACEIAAQASAAPGPGGKPIGEYIEVRAVMGAPGWRGRDATEQ; encoded by the coding sequence GTGAAGTACATGCTGTTGAAGACCTACGGGCCCACAAGCTTCTGCGACACACCGATCAACGAATGGTCGCCGGAAGAGATCCAAGCGCACATAGACTTCCAGCGCGCGCTCGGTGCGCAGCTCGCCGAGTCGGGCGAGCTGGTGGACGCGCAGGGGTTGGCCGGGCCGAGCGAGGCGCGGGTGGTCAGTTCGGACGGGCGGTCGGCGCCGGTGATCACCGACGGGCCGTTTCCGGAGACCAAGGAGTTCCTGGCCGGGTACTGGCTCGTCGACGTGGACAGCCCCGAACGGGCCTGCGAGATCGCCGCGCAGGCCTCCGCCGCACCCGGCCCCGGCGGTAAACCGATTGGCGAGTACATCGAAGTCCGCGCGGTGATGGGCGCCCCCGGGTGGCGAGGCCGGGACGCCACCGAGCAGTGA